In the Streptomyces sp. cg36 genome, one interval contains:
- the serA gene encoding phosphoglycerate dehydrogenase: MSSKPVVLIAEELSPATVDALGPDFEIRHCNGADRAELLPAIAGVDAILIRSATKVDAEAIAAAKKLKVVARAGVGLDNVDVSAATKAGVMVVNAPTSNIVTAAELACGLLVATARNIPQANTALKNGEWKRNKYTGVELSEKTLGVVGLGRIGVLVAQRMSAFGMKIVAYDPYVQPARAAQMGVKLLTLDELLQVADFITVHLPKTPETLGLIGDEALHKVQPHVRIVNAARGGIVDEAALYSALKEGRVAGAGLDVYAKEPCTDSPLFELDQVVCTPHLGASTDEAQEKAGIAVARSVRLALAGELVPDAVNVQGGVIAEDVKPGLPLAERLGRIFTALAGEVAVRLDVEVYGEITQHDVKVLELSALKGVFEDVVDETVSYVNAPLFAQERGVEVRLTTSSESPDHRNVVTVRGTLSGGEEVAVSGTLAGPKHLQKIVAIGEYDVDLALADHMVVLRYEDRPGVVGTVGRILGEAGLNIAGMQVARASEGGEALAVLTVDDSVPQPVLNEVAEAIGAASARSVNLV, encoded by the coding sequence GTGAGCTCGAAACCCGTCGTACTCATCGCTGAAGAGCTGTCGCCCGCCACCGTCGACGCCCTCGGTCCGGACTTCGAGATCCGGCACTGCAACGGAGCCGACCGCGCCGAACTGCTGCCCGCCATCGCCGGTGTGGACGCCATCCTGATCCGCTCCGCGACCAAGGTCGACGCCGAGGCGATCGCCGCCGCCAAGAAGCTGAAGGTCGTCGCCCGCGCGGGCGTGGGCCTGGACAACGTGGACGTCTCCGCCGCCACCAAGGCCGGCGTGATGGTCGTGAACGCCCCGACCTCCAACATCGTCACCGCCGCCGAGCTCGCCTGCGGTCTGCTGGTCGCCACCGCGCGCAACATCCCGCAGGCCAACACCGCGCTGAAGAACGGCGAGTGGAAGCGGAACAAGTACACCGGCGTCGAGCTCAGCGAGAAGACCCTCGGCGTCGTCGGCCTCGGCCGCATCGGCGTCCTGGTCGCCCAGCGGATGTCGGCCTTCGGGATGAAGATCGTCGCGTACGACCCCTATGTGCAGCCCGCGCGGGCCGCGCAGATGGGCGTCAAGCTCCTCACCCTGGACGAGCTGCTCCAGGTCGCGGACTTCATCACCGTGCACCTGCCCAAGACCCCCGAGACCCTCGGTCTGATCGGCGACGAGGCGCTCCACAAGGTCCAGCCGCACGTGCGGATCGTGAACGCGGCGCGCGGCGGCATCGTCGACGAGGCCGCGCTGTACTCGGCGCTCAAGGAGGGCCGCGTCGCGGGCGCGGGCCTGGACGTGTACGCGAAGGAGCCCTGCACGGACTCCCCGCTCTTCGAGCTCGACCAGGTCGTCTGCACCCCGCACCTGGGCGCCTCCACCGACGAGGCCCAGGAGAAGGCGGGCATCGCGGTGGCCCGCTCGGTGCGCCTGGCGCTCGCCGGTGAGCTGGTGCCGGACGCGGTCAACGTCCAGGGCGGGGTCATCGCCGAGGACGTCAAGCCGGGTCTGCCGCTCGCCGAGCGCCTGGGCCGGATCTTCACCGCCCTCGCGGGCGAGGTGGCGGTCCGCCTCGACGTCGAGGTGTACGGCGAGATCACCCAGCACGACGTGAAGGTGCTCGAACTCAGCGCGCTCAAGGGCGTGTTCGAGGACGTGGTGGACGAGACCGTCTCCTATGTCAACGCCCCGCTGTTCGCGCAGGAGCGCGGTGTGGAGGTGCGGCTGACCACGAGCTCGGAGTCGCCGGACCACCGCAACGTGGTCACCGTGCGCGGCACGCTCTCGGGCGGCGAGGAGGTCGCGGTCTCCGGCACGCTGGCCGGGCCCAAGCACCTCCAGAAGATCGTGGCCATCGGCGAGTACGACGTGGACCTCGCGCTCGCCGACCACATGGTCGTGCTGCGCTACGAGGACCGGCCCGGCGTGGTCGGCACGGTCGGCCGGATCCTCGGCGAGGCCGGTCTCAACATCGCCGGCATGCAGGTCGCCCGCGCGTCGGAGGGCGGGGAGGCGCTGGCCGTCCTGACCGTGGACGACTCGGTGCCGCAGCCGGTGCTCAACGAGGTCGCGGAGGCGATCGGCGCCGCCTCGGCGCGCTCGGTCAACCTGGTCTGA
- a CDS encoding proline dehydrogenase family protein, whose amino-acid sequence MLGPVILAASRSDKMRRFISAAPGTKQVVDRFIAGETVDQVVPIVKDAAGKGLEVTLDVVGEDITTVEQSYAARDAYLQLIERLKDLDLGTRAEMSVKLSMFGQALEGGHELALANVRPVVEAAAAIGTTVTLDAEDHTTLDSMFAIHEELRKDFPQTGCVIQAYLFRTEEDARRLSAAGSRVRIVKGAYKEPASVAYQDKGEIDKAYVRILKILMDGDAYPMIGSHDPRLIAITQELARRAGRKLDEYEFQMLYGIRSDEHVRLAAEGHRMRVYTAYGTDWYGYFMRRLAEKPANLLFFARSILTKG is encoded by the coding sequence GTGCTGGGTCCCGTGATCCTCGCCGCGTCGCGCAGCGACAAGATGCGCCGTTTCATCTCGGCCGCCCCCGGCACGAAGCAGGTCGTCGACCGGTTCATCGCCGGTGAGACGGTCGACCAGGTCGTGCCGATCGTCAAGGACGCCGCGGGCAAGGGCCTGGAGGTCACCCTGGACGTGGTGGGCGAGGACATCACCACGGTGGAGCAGTCGTACGCCGCGCGCGACGCCTACCTCCAGCTGATCGAGCGCCTCAAGGACCTGGACCTGGGTACCCGCGCCGAGATGTCCGTGAAGCTGTCGATGTTCGGCCAGGCGCTGGAGGGCGGCCACGAGCTCGCCCTGGCCAACGTCCGCCCGGTCGTCGAGGCCGCCGCCGCCATCGGCACCACGGTCACCCTGGACGCCGAGGACCACACCACCCTCGACTCGATGTTCGCCATCCACGAGGAGCTGCGGAAGGACTTCCCGCAGACCGGCTGCGTCATCCAGGCGTACCTCTTCCGCACCGAGGAGGACGCCCGCCGGCTGTCCGCCGCCGGCAGCCGGGTCCGGATCGTGAAGGGCGCCTACAAGGAGCCCGCCTCCGTCGCGTACCAGGACAAGGGCGAGATCGACAAGGCGTACGTCCGCATCCTGAAGATCCTGATGGACGGCGACGCGTACCCGATGATCGGCTCGCACGACCCGCGGCTGATCGCCATCACCCAGGAGCTCGCCCGGCGCGCGGGGCGCAAGCTGGACGAGTACGAGTTCCAGATGCTGTACGGCATCCGCAGCGACGAGCACGTGCGCCTGGCGGCCGAGGGCCACCGGATGCGCGTCTACACGGCGTACGGCACCGACTGGTACGGCTACTTCATGCGCCGTCTGGCGGAGAAGCCGGCCAACCTGCTCTTCTTCGCCCGCTCCATCCTCACCAAGGGCTGA
- the ilvC gene encoding ketol-acid reductoisomerase has protein sequence MAELFYDDDADLSIIQGRKVAVIGYGSQGHAHALSLRDSGVDVRVGLHEGSKSKAKAEEQGLRVVTPAEAAAEADVIMILVPDPIQAQVYEESIKDNLKDGDALFFGHGLNIRFGFIKAPEGVDVCMVAPKGPGHLVRRQYEEGRGVPCIAAVEQDATGNGFALALSYAKGIGGTRAGVIKTTFTEETETDLFGEQAVLCGGASALVKAGFETLVEAGYQPEIAYFECLHELKLIVDLMYEGGLEKMRWSVSETAEWGDYVTGPRIITADTKAEMKKVLTEIQDGTFAKNWMDEYHGGLKKYNEYKTQDENHLLETTGKELRKLMSWVNDEEA, from the coding sequence GTGGCCGAGCTGTTCTACGACGACGACGCCGACCTGTCCATCATCCAGGGCCGCAAGGTCGCGGTGATCGGTTACGGCAGCCAGGGCCACGCCCACGCGCTGTCGCTCCGTGACTCGGGTGTCGACGTCCGCGTCGGTCTGCACGAGGGCTCCAAGTCCAAGGCCAAGGCCGAGGAGCAGGGCCTGCGCGTGGTGACGCCCGCCGAGGCCGCGGCCGAGGCCGACGTCATCATGATCCTGGTCCCGGACCCGATCCAGGCCCAGGTCTACGAGGAGTCCATCAAGGACAACCTGAAGGACGGCGACGCGCTGTTCTTCGGCCACGGCCTCAACATCCGCTTCGGCTTCATCAAGGCCCCCGAGGGCGTCGACGTCTGCATGGTCGCCCCCAAGGGCCCCGGCCACCTGGTCCGCCGCCAGTACGAGGAGGGCCGCGGCGTGCCGTGCATCGCGGCCGTCGAGCAGGACGCGACCGGCAACGGCTTCGCGCTGGCGCTCTCGTACGCCAAGGGCATCGGCGGCACCCGGGCGGGCGTCATCAAGACGACCTTCACCGAGGAGACCGAGACCGACCTCTTCGGCGAGCAGGCCGTGCTCTGCGGCGGCGCCTCGGCGCTGGTCAAGGCCGGCTTCGAGACCCTCGTCGAGGCGGGCTACCAGCCGGAGATCGCCTACTTCGAGTGCCTGCACGAGCTGAAGCTCATCGTCGACCTGATGTACGAGGGCGGCCTGGAGAAGATGCGCTGGTCGGTCTCCGAGACCGCCGAGTGGGGCGACTACGTGACCGGCCCCCGCATCATCACCGCCGACACCAAGGCCGAGATGAAGAAGGTCCTCACCGAGATCCAGGACGGCACCTTCGCCAAGAACTGGATGGACGAGTACCACGGCGGTCTGAAGAAGTACAACGAGTACAAGACCCAGGACGAGAACCACCTCCTGGAGACCACCGGCAAGGAGCTGCGCAAGCTCATGAGCTGGGTGAACGACGAGGAGGCGTAA
- a CDS encoding TetR/AcrR family transcriptional regulator, which produces MGHREDLLEGAKRCLLEKGFARTTARDIVKESGTNLASIGYHYGSKDALLAQAYIAIVEGVSDAFDAPEGAPATAPGSLDRFREVWSNIIATMEQPGSMWHLSMEIIVMGDQLPEVRDHLAQAQREGARGIIPMLMGGVEAEVGDEDVDTLGKFYMTLMMGLIAQWTFDPGTATSGAELTEGLRKVLAAAGAPGAPAGTSQA; this is translated from the coding sequence ATGGGACACCGCGAGGATCTGCTCGAAGGCGCCAAGCGCTGCCTGCTGGAGAAGGGTTTCGCGCGGACGACCGCGCGCGACATCGTCAAGGAGTCGGGGACCAACCTCGCCTCCATCGGCTACCACTACGGCTCCAAGGACGCCCTGCTCGCGCAGGCGTACATCGCGATCGTCGAGGGGGTCTCGGACGCCTTCGACGCCCCCGAGGGGGCGCCGGCCACCGCGCCCGGCTCGCTCGACCGCTTCCGGGAGGTGTGGTCGAACATCATCGCCACCATGGAGCAGCCGGGCTCGATGTGGCACCTCAGCATGGAGATCATCGTCATGGGCGACCAGCTGCCGGAGGTCCGCGACCATCTGGCGCAGGCCCAGCGCGAGGGTGCGCGCGGCATCATCCCGATGCTGATGGGCGGGGTGGAGGCCGAGGTCGGTGACGAGGACGTCGACACGCTCGGCAAGTTCTACATGACGCTGATGATGGGGCTCATCGCCCAGTGGACCTTCGACCCGGGCACGGCGACGAGCGGCGCCGAGCTCACCGAGGGGCTGCGCAAGGTCCTCGCCGCGGCCGGCGCCCCGGGGGCCCCGGCCGGTACCTCACAGGCGTGA
- a CDS encoding acetolactate synthase large subunit, with protein MTEQATGAHHPQPRARNGGHHSAPVEHVTGAQSLIRSLEEVGAETVFGIPGGAILPAYDPMMDSTRVRHVLVRHEQGAGHAATGYAQATGKVGVCMATSGPGATNLVTPIADAHMDSVPLVAITGQVSSKAIGTDAFQEADIVGITMPITKHNFLVTKAEDIPRTIAEAFHIASTGRPGPVLVDIAKDALQARTTFSWPPHMDLPGYRPVTKPHAKQIREAAKLIVQAKRPVLYVGGGVLKAGATAELKVLAELTGAPVTTTLMALGAFPDSHPLHVGMPGMHGAVTAVTALQKSDLLIALGTRFDDRVTGKLDSFAPYAKIVHADIDPAEIGKNREVDVPIVGDAREVIADLVQAVQAEHTEGHTGDYSAWWNDLNRWRETYPLGYDQPDDGSLSPQQVIQRIGELAPADTIFAAGVGQHQMWAAHFINYERPATWLNSGGAGTMGYAVPAAMGAKAGMPDRPVWAIDGDGCFQMTNQELTTCALNNIPIKVAIINNGALGMVRQWQTLFYNQRYSNTVLHSGPEATGKEPSAGTRVPDFVKLSEAMGCYAIRCERPEDLDKAIEEANSINDRPVVIDFIVHEDAQVWPMVAAGTSNDEVMAARGVRPDFGDNEDD; from the coding sequence ATGACCGAGCAGGCCACCGGGGCCCACCATCCGCAGCCGCGGGCCCGTAACGGCGGACACCACTCCGCCCCCGTCGAGCACGTCACGGGCGCGCAGTCCCTCATCCGCTCGCTCGAGGAAGTCGGGGCCGAGACCGTGTTCGGCATTCCGGGCGGTGCGATCCTCCCGGCGTACGACCCGATGATGGACTCCACCCGGGTCCGCCACGTGCTGGTCCGCCACGAGCAGGGCGCGGGCCACGCCGCCACCGGCTACGCGCAGGCCACCGGCAAGGTCGGCGTCTGCATGGCCACCTCGGGGCCGGGCGCCACCAACCTGGTCACCCCCATCGCCGACGCCCACATGGACTCCGTGCCGCTGGTCGCGATCACCGGTCAGGTCTCCTCCAAGGCGATCGGCACCGACGCCTTCCAGGAGGCGGACATCGTCGGCATCACCATGCCGATCACCAAGCACAACTTCCTGGTCACCAAGGCCGAGGACATCCCGCGGACGATCGCCGAGGCGTTCCACATCGCCTCCACCGGCCGTCCGGGCCCGGTCCTGGTCGACATCGCCAAGGACGCCCTCCAGGCCCGCACCACCTTCTCCTGGCCGCCGCACATGGACCTGCCGGGCTACCGCCCGGTCACCAAGCCGCACGCCAAGCAGATCCGTGAGGCCGCCAAGCTGATCGTCCAGGCCAAGCGCCCGGTCCTGTACGTCGGCGGCGGCGTCCTGAAGGCCGGTGCCACCGCCGAGCTGAAGGTCCTCGCGGAGCTCACCGGAGCGCCCGTCACCACCACCCTGATGGCGCTCGGCGCCTTCCCCGACAGCCACCCGCTGCACGTGGGAATGCCCGGCATGCACGGTGCGGTCACCGCCGTCACCGCGCTGCAGAAGTCGGACCTGCTGATCGCGCTGGGCACCCGCTTCGACGACCGGGTCACCGGCAAGCTGGACAGCTTCGCCCCGTACGCCAAGATCGTCCACGCGGACATCGACCCGGCCGAGATCGGCAAGAACCGCGAGGTCGACGTGCCGATCGTGGGCGACGCCCGCGAGGTCATCGCCGATCTGGTCCAGGCGGTCCAGGCCGAGCACACCGAGGGCCACACCGGCGACTACAGCGCCTGGTGGAACGATCTGAACCGGTGGCGCGAGACCTACCCGCTCGGCTACGACCAGCCCGACGACGGCAGCCTCTCGCCGCAGCAGGTCATCCAGCGCATCGGCGAGCTCGCCCCGGCCGACACGATCTTCGCGGCGGGCGTCGGCCAGCACCAGATGTGGGCCGCCCACTTCATCAACTACGAGCGCCCCGCCACCTGGCTGAACTCCGGCGGCGCCGGGACGATGGGATACGCGGTCCCGGCCGCGATGGGCGCCAAGGCCGGGATGCCGGACCGCCCCGTCTGGGCGATCGACGGCGACGGCTGCTTCCAGATGACCAACCAGGAGCTCACCACGTGTGCGCTCAACAACATCCCGATCAAGGTCGCCATCATCAACAACGGCGCCCTCGGGATGGTCCGCCAGTGGCAGACCCTCTTCTACAACCAGCGCTACTCCAACACCGTGCTGCACAGCGGTCCCGAGGCCACCGGCAAGGAGCCCAGCGCCGGCACCCGCGTCCCGGACTTCGTGAAGCTGTCGGAGGCGATGGGCTGCTACGCGATCCGCTGCGAGCGCCCGGAGGACCTGGACAAGGCCATCGAAGAGGCCAACTCCATCAACGACCGCCCGGTCGTCATCGACTTCATCGTCCACGAGGACGCCCAGGTGTGGCCCATGGTCGCCGCCGGGACCTCCAACGACGAGGTCATGGCCGCCCGGGGCGTCCGTCCCGACTTCGGCGACAACGAAGACGACTGA
- the ilvN gene encoding acetolactate synthase small subunit, with protein MSTKHTLSVLVENTPGILARIAALFSRRGFNIDSLAVGVTEHPDISRITIVVNVEDLPLEQVTKQLNKLVNVLKIVELEPSAAIQRELVLVKVRADNETRSQIVEIVQLFRAKTVDVSPEAVTIEATGGADKLEAMLKMLEQFGIKELVQSGTIAIGRGSRSITDRSLRALDRTA; from the coding sequence ATGTCCACCAAGCACACGCTCTCGGTCCTGGTCGAGAACACCCCCGGCATCCTCGCCCGGATCGCCGCGCTGTTCTCCCGCCGCGGTTTCAACATCGACTCGCTCGCGGTCGGTGTCACCGAACACCCCGACATCTCGCGCATCACCATCGTGGTCAATGTCGAGGACCTGCCCCTGGAGCAGGTGACGAAACAGCTCAACAAGCTGGTCAACGTCCTGAAGATCGTCGAACTGGAGCCGAGCGCTGCGATCCAGCGCGAGCTCGTTCTGGTGAAGGTGCGTGCCGACAACGAAACGCGCTCCCAGATCGTCGAGATCGTCCAGCTGTTCCGCGCCAAGACCGTGGACGTCTCGCCCGAGGCGGTCACCATCGAGGCCACCGGCGGCGCCGACAAGCTGGAGGCGATGCTGAAGATGCTGGAGCAGTTCGGCATCAAGGAGCTCGTCCAGTCCGGCACCATCGCCATAGGGCGCGGCTCGCGGTCGATCACCGACCGCAGTCTGCGGGCACTGGACCGCACGGCCTGA
- a CDS encoding nitroreductase family protein, whose translation MPTSTPQRWTPTHGEPYRPVPYRPERMPAAESLARAARLRATMDRRRTVRQFSPDPIPEQVVRDAIACAATAPSGAHQQPWTFVLVRDPEVRRRIREAAEHEEEVSYDGRLGEEWLAALRPLGTDAVKAHLTDAPALIVVFQQRYWLAEDGTKHKHYYVDESVGIAVGLLLSALHQCGLAALVHTPSPMRFLSQVLERPVNEKAFAVIPVGYPAGDCEVPDLVRKSLDQVLVEY comes from the coding sequence ATGCCGACTTCGACCCCACAGCGGTGGACGCCCACCCACGGCGAGCCCTACCGCCCCGTCCCGTACCGCCCCGAGCGGATGCCCGCGGCCGAATCCCTGGCGCGCGCGGCCCGGCTGCGCGCCACCATGGACCGGCGCCGCACCGTACGGCAGTTCTCCCCGGACCCGATTCCCGAGCAGGTGGTGCGGGACGCGATCGCGTGTGCCGCGACCGCGCCCTCGGGCGCCCACCAGCAGCCCTGGACCTTCGTGCTGGTGCGCGACCCCGAGGTGCGCCGGCGGATCCGGGAGGCCGCCGAGCACGAGGAGGAGGTCTCCTACGACGGCCGGCTCGGCGAGGAGTGGCTGGCGGCGCTGCGCCCGCTGGGCACCGACGCCGTCAAGGCGCACCTGACCGACGCCCCGGCCCTGATCGTCGTCTTCCAGCAGCGGTACTGGCTGGCCGAGGACGGCACCAAGCACAAGCACTACTACGTGGACGAGTCCGTCGGGATCGCGGTGGGGCTGCTGCTGAGCGCGCTGCACCAGTGCGGTCTGGCGGCGCTGGTGCACACGCCGAGCCCGATGCGGTTCCTCTCCCAGGTGCTGGAGCGGCCGGTGAACGAGAAGGCGTTCGCGGTGATACCGGTGGGCTATCCGGCCGGGGACTGCGAGGTCCCCGATCTCGTGCGCAAGTCGCTCGACCAGGTCCTGGTGGAGTACTGA
- a CDS encoding PucR family transcriptional regulator, with protein sequence MKGDYQDLVDEISALLGAPATLEDRDFGLIAFGAHDSEDDAAMDPVRTRSILTRRSTPAVRAWFEGFGITRATGPVRIPAAPEAGVFRDRVCLPVRHRGIVLGYVWLLDADPGPAEDRLAAAMEVAARIGGLLADEAQAGADLSREFRAALTAGRGWQRDMATAALRTALGPDADGLHTVVCVAPWPHEAPSVRTLPGTAALCVVPWPAPGGAADPAAATGDGGPAQVLAALVRLRSAEALAPALTAAERLRATGGPGAAAGVAPARRGLGELPASWHEATAAARAALGEPRLGPVAQWAGIGPYRLLTALPADAPHDPAVAALLSPANPELARTAEVFLDCAGQAGRTAAALGIHRQTLYYRLSRVEQLTGLDLDDGEDRLLLHMALKASRL encoded by the coding sequence GTGAAGGGCGACTACCAGGACCTGGTCGATGAGATCTCGGCGCTGCTCGGCGCCCCCGCGACCCTGGAGGACCGGGATTTCGGGCTGATCGCCTTCGGCGCGCACGACTCCGAGGACGACGCGGCGATGGACCCGGTGCGCACCCGCTCGATCCTGACCCGCCGCTCCACCCCGGCGGTCCGCGCCTGGTTCGAGGGGTTCGGCATCACCCGGGCGACCGGCCCGGTGCGCATCCCGGCCGCCCCCGAGGCGGGCGTCTTCCGGGACCGCGTCTGCCTGCCGGTGCGCCACCGCGGCATCGTGCTCGGTTACGTGTGGCTGCTGGACGCCGACCCGGGCCCGGCCGAGGACCGGCTGGCGGCGGCGATGGAGGTGGCGGCCCGGATCGGCGGGCTGCTGGCCGACGAGGCCCAGGCGGGCGCCGACCTCTCCCGGGAGTTCCGGGCGGCCCTCACCGCGGGCCGGGGCTGGCAGCGCGACATGGCGACGGCGGCCCTGCGCACGGCGCTGGGCCCGGACGCGGACGGTCTGCACACCGTGGTCTGCGTGGCGCCCTGGCCGCACGAGGCGCCCTCGGTGCGCACGCTGCCGGGGACGGCCGCCCTGTGCGTGGTGCCGTGGCCCGCGCCCGGCGGCGCCGCCGACCCGGCCGCCGCGACCGGCGACGGCGGTCCGGCCCAGGTGCTCGCCGCCCTGGTGCGGCTGCGCTCCGCCGAGGCGCTCGCCCCGGCGCTGACGGCCGCCGAGCGGCTGCGGGCGACGGGGGGACCGGGGGCCGCGGCCGGGGTCGCACCCGCCCGCCGGGGCCTGGGCGAGCTGCCCGCCTCCTGGCACGAGGCGACCGCCGCCGCCCGCGCCGCACTGGGCGAGCCGCGTCTGGGGCCGGTGGCGCAGTGGGCGGGGATCGGCCCGTACCGGCTGCTGACCGCGCTGCCCGCGGACGCGCCGCACGACCCGGCGGTGGCCGCGCTGCTCTCCCCCGCCAACCCCGAACTGGCCCGTACCGCCGAGGTGTTCCTCGACTGCGCGGGCCAGGCGGGCCGTACGGCGGCGGCGCTGGGCATCCACCGCCAGACCCTCTACTACCGGCTCTCCCGGGTCGAGCAGCTCACCGGGCTCGACCTCGACGACGGCGAGGACCGGCTGCTGCTCCACATGGCCCTGAAGGCGTCACGCCTGTGA
- the pruA gene encoding L-glutamate gamma-semialdehyde dehydrogenase, with protein MDAVTQVPAPVNEPVHGYAPGSPERARLEAKLKELAQNPIELPMTIGGEKRMGGGERFDVVQPHNHRAVIGTYANATTQDAQDAIDAALAAAPAWRAMAFDDRAAIILRAAELLAGPWRETLAASTMLGQSKTAQQAEIDTPCELVDFWRFNVHYARQILAEQPPANSPGVWNRMDHRPLEGFVYAITPFNFTAIAGNLPTAPALMGNVVVWKPSPTQTHAAVLLMRLLEEAGLPKGVINLVTGDGLAVSEIALNHRDLAGIHFTGSTKTFQHLWKTVGTNIEKYRTYPRLVGETGGKDFVVAHPSADRAVLKTALTRGSFEFQGQKCSASSRAYVPASIWNDGFKEEFAAEVDAITMGDVTDLSNFIGAVIDERSFAKNKAAIDRAKGDASCTVVAGGTYDDSVGYFVRPTVIECTDPENEVFTTEYFGPILAVHVYDDEKYDEMLEQMESVSDYALTGSVISGDRAAAAYTMEKLRYAAGNFYINDKSTGAVVGQQPFGGGRASGTNDKAGAPQNLMRWTLTRAIKETLVPPTDYAYPHMG; from the coding sequence ATGGACGCTGTGACCCAGGTCCCCGCTCCCGTCAACGAGCCGGTGCACGGCTACGCCCCGGGTTCGCCCGAGCGCGCGCGCCTGGAGGCCAAGCTCAAGGAGCTGGCCCAGAACCCCATCGAGCTGCCGATGACCATCGGCGGCGAGAAGCGGATGGGCGGCGGCGAGCGCTTCGACGTCGTGCAGCCGCACAACCACCGGGCCGTCATCGGCACGTACGCCAACGCGACGACCCAGGACGCCCAGGACGCCATCGACGCCGCCCTCGCCGCCGCCCCGGCGTGGCGCGCGATGGCCTTCGACGACCGCGCCGCGATCATCCTGCGCGCCGCCGAGCTGCTGGCCGGCCCCTGGCGCGAGACGCTGGCCGCCTCGACCATGCTCGGCCAGTCCAAGACCGCCCAGCAGGCCGAGATCGACACCCCGTGCGAGCTCGTCGACTTCTGGCGCTTCAACGTCCACTACGCCCGCCAGATCCTGGCCGAGCAGCCCCCGGCGAACTCCCCGGGCGTGTGGAACCGGATGGACCACCGTCCGCTGGAAGGTTTCGTCTACGCGATCACGCCGTTCAACTTCACGGCCATCGCGGGCAACCTGCCGACCGCCCCGGCCCTGATGGGCAACGTGGTCGTGTGGAAGCCGTCCCCGACCCAGACCCACGCCGCCGTGCTGCTGATGCGGCTCCTGGAGGAGGCCGGGCTGCCCAAGGGCGTCATCAACCTGGTCACCGGTGACGGCCTGGCCGTCTCCGAGATCGCGCTGAACCACCGCGACCTGGCGGGCATCCACTTCACCGGTTCCACCAAGACCTTCCAGCACCTGTGGAAGACGGTCGGCACCAACATCGAGAAGTACCGCACCTACCCGCGCCTGGTCGGCGAGACCGGCGGCAAGGACTTCGTCGTCGCGCACCCGAGCGCCGACCGCGCCGTCCTGAAGACCGCGCTGACCCGCGGCTCCTTCGAGTTCCAGGGCCAGAAGTGCTCCGCGTCCTCGCGCGCCTACGTCCCGGCCTCCATCTGGAACGACGGCTTCAAGGAGGAGTTCGCGGCCGAGGTCGACGCCATCACCATGGGTGACGTCACCGACCTGTCGAACTTCATCGGCGCCGTCATCGACGAGCGCTCGTTCGCCAAGAACAAGGCCGCGATCGACCGCGCCAAGGGCGACGCCTCCTGCACGGTCGTCGCGGGCGGCACCTACGACGACTCGGTCGGCTACTTCGTCCGCCCGACCGTCATCGAGTGCACGGACCCCGAGAACGAGGTCTTCACGACCGAGTACTTCGGCCCGATCCTGGCGGTCCACGTCTACGACGACGAGAAGTACGACGAGATGCTGGAGCAGATGGAGTCCGTCTCGGACTACGCGCTCACCGGCTCGGTCATCTCCGGCGACCGCGCCGCCGCCGCGTACACGATGGAGAAGCTCCGCTACGCGGCCGGCAACTTCTACATCAACGACAAGTCGACCGGCGCCGTCGTCGGCCAGCAGCCCTTCGGCGGCGGCCGTGCCTCGGGCACCAACGACAAGGCGGGCGCCCCGCAGAACCTGATGCGCTGGACGCTGACCCGCGCCATCAAGGAGACGCTGGTCCCGCCGACCGACTACGCCTACCCCCACATGGGCTGA